The genomic region CCAAAGTCTGGCTCTAGCATTAAGAGCAGGGTGATAAAAAACAACACTGCCATAGGTTTAACAAACCCTGTCCAACTGGCGCGCAGCTCTTGCTGCCTACGCACTAAGTAACCCGACAAATATAAAATCACACACACTTTAGCCAACTCTGAAGCCTGTAGTGTTAACACGCCCAAGCTTAACCAGCGGCGGCTGCCATTCACTTCACGACCCACCCCAGGAATTAACACCATCGTCAATAAAATAAAGGCGGCGAATAATAATAATGGGCTGCAGCGCTCCCATACATTCATGGGCACTCTATACACCAACATGGCGCCCACTAGCGCCACAGCCAAATGAAATCCGTAACGCGTAATATGGAAGAATGGATTGCCGTATTGGTAGGCCGCAAACTCTATAGAGGCCGAACTCATCGCCACAAAACCAATTAATATTAATGCCACTATACAGCCTGCCAAAACACGAACTGAAACCGCCTGCCCATCGGCTGCGGCTATCGCCAAGGCGCCTTGGCTACCAGATTTTTTCTCTGTAGCTTTGCTTTTTAGCGCTGTGTTTTTGGCTAGAGTCGTCATCATTCAATGCACACTCTTGTTTTTTAAGCTGGTGACCGCAGTACAAAAATCGTCACCGCGCTGCTGATAGTTGTTATACATATCAAAACTGGCGCAGGCCGGCGCCAACAAGACGGCATCACCTTCTTTAGCCAGAGTTTTCGCAGTTGCTACGGCCTCGGCCATAGTAACGGCTTTAACTACGTTCACTGCTGGTGATAATAAACGGGACAACGTCTCAGCCTCTGCTCCTATCACCACTACCGCCCTACAGGCGCGCTGCACCGGCGCTAGTAAATCATCAAAGCTGGCACCTTTGCCTTCGCCGCCCGCGATCAAGATTATTTTTTCAACACTAGCCTCTAAACCTTCTATCGCAGCCAGCGCGGCACCCACATTAGTAGCTTTGGAGTCGTTGTAATATTTCACTCCGGCAATGCTTGTTACAAACTGGCAGCGATGAGCCAGACCGGAAAAATCACGCAGCGCGCTAAGCATGGCCGCAAAAGGCAAGCCCGCAGCATGACCTAGGGCCAAAGCGGCCAAGGCGTTTTCTATATTGTGCCTACCAACAATTTTTAACTCTGTTACCGGCATTAGCTTTTCAAATTGAAACGCTAGAAATTCTTGTCCGTCCTCTTTGATTAAACCAAAGCCTTTAAAGTCGGGTTGACCTAAACCAAAGTGCCATTGCTTGACCTCATCGTGAACTAAGGGCTTAGATAAAGTATCAGAGCAATTCACCACTACCTGCTGGCAACCAAAAAAGATGCGATGCTTAGCTCTATGATAGGCGGCTATATCGCTATATCTATCCATGTGATCGGCACTGATATTTAGCACGGTAGCCACTTCCGCATTCAACGGCTGTGTGCGCTCTAATTGAAAACTGGATAATTCCAATACATAAAGATCGGGCTCAGGCTCGCTCAATAAATCCAAAGCGGGCACACCTATATTGCCGCCCACCGCCACTTTTTTACCGGCAGCTATGGCCATTTCACCCACCAAGGCTGTCACCGTGCTTTTACCGTTGGAGCCGGTAATAGCGATAATCGGGGCTTTGACTACACGCCTAAATAAATCGATATCGCCGCAATACGCCACGCCCGCGTCTATCGCGCGCTGTATGGCAGGCTCCGCTAAAGATACCCCTGGGCTAATAATGAGTTCATTGGCATTAGCCAAGGCCTCATCGCTAATAGCACCTAAACTTATGGTGACATCGGGTAATTCTTTTTGCAGCTGCGCCAAACCCGGCGGCTGCATTCTGCTATCCACCACCGAAAAGGGAATATTTTGGCTCGCCAAATAACGCGCACAGGATAGCCCAGTAAGGCCTAAGCCCACGACTACATAGTGATTGTCTTTAGCGATAATTTGCACTAACTCTTTTTCCCTTTAACGTATCTTCTTAAGTGACTTTAAACACAATTTCTTACCGTAATTTCTTACCGTAACTTCAAGGTAGCTAAACCAAACAACACCAGCATGACGGTGATAATCCAAAACCGGACTATCACCCGCGGCTCTGGCCAGCCTTTTAATTCAAAATGGTGATGTATGGGTGCCATTTTAAAAATACGACGCCCCGTTAATTTATAAGAAGCTACTTGCAAGATGACGGAAACTGTCTCCATCACAAATACGCCACCCATAATAAAAAACACGATTTCATGGCGGGTAATCACCGCCACCGTACCTAGCGCCGCACCCAGTGCTAAGGCACCAACGTCGCCCATAAATATTTGTGCGGGATAAGTGTTAAACCATAAAAACCCCAAACCCGCACCCGCCATAGCACCGCAAAACACCACTAACTCTCCGGTGCCCGCCACATAAGGTATAAATAGGTATTGCGAGAATTCGGAGTGCCCCACCAAGTAAGCGATCACGCCTAAGGCCGAACCCACCATGACTGTGGGCATAATGGCCAAGCCATCTAAGCCATCTGTTAAGTTAACCGCATTACTCGCACCGACAATAACAAAGTAAGTCAGTACGATAAAAAACGGACCTAAATTCCAGGCATAGTTCTTAAGAAATGGAAAAAACAATTGTGTTTCTGCAGGCGTCACGGCGATGTCATACAAAAATATTGCCGCGCCTAAACCGGCAACTGATTGCCAAAAATATTTCCAGCGTGCGGGCAGGCCTTTAGAATTTTTCTCTATCACCTTGCGATAATCGTCTACCCAGCCTACCGCACCAAAAACAGCAGTCACCAGCAACACCGTCCACACATAGGGATTAGTTAAATCTGCCCACAATAAAGTACTGGCAAGAATGGCCACTAAAATTAAAGCCCCCCCCATAGTAGGCGTACCCGCTTTACTGAGGTGTGACTCGGGACCATCATCGCGTACAGTTTGGCCTATCTGGTGATAATTAAGCTTGCGTATCATCCAAGGGCCTAGCAGCAATGAAATAAGTAGCGCTGTCATCACCCCAAAAATACCGCGCACGGTTAGGTATTGAAAAACCTGAAAAGCGACAAAATGTTGCGACAGTAATTCTGACAACCAAAGCAGCATTAGTGTGTCTCCCCTTGGGTATAAGTTGTTGTTATTATTTCGACAACACGCTCCATGTGAGCACTACGCGAGCCTTTTACCAGCACCACACCTTGCTGGCAGTGAGGTAAACCTGCCTGTTGAAACTCTTCTATAGTAGCGAAGGCTAACGCTTCCGGACCAAAGCCAGCGGCTACATCGTTGGCCCACCGCCCTATGGCTACAACATGGTTAATATTTTTACTACGACAGTAACTACCCATTTGCTTATGTAAATTCTGCACTTGCTCGCCTAGCTCGGCCATAGCACCCAGCACTAAGCAAGTAGGCTTATCACTTTGCGCTAGCACATCGACAGCGGCCTGAACGGCATCAGGGTTGGCGTTATAGCTGTCATCTATCAAAGTTAAATCGGCATTGATGGTAATAACATGTAAACGCCCGGCTACAGCTTGCATTTTTTGCAGGCCAATTTTTATATCTTGTAGTGAGGCACCCGCCGCCAACGCTACCGCTGCTGCGGCCAAGGCATTGGCTACATTGTGCTTGCCCAGCAAGGGCAAACGTATGCTGGTCACTACACCACTGGCGTGTAACTCAAAATCGGTAAACTGCTTAGCCGCTATGATTTTGCTGGCATACACATCGGCATGTTCATCTAACAAACTAAAACTTAGGCACTGCACACCAGCTGCTTGCTGACGCCATAGGACAGCGTACTCGCTATCCATATTGATAACCGCGACATCACTACCCGCAAGGCCCTGATAAATTTCGCCCTTGGTTTGCGCGACGCCCTCTATGCTACCAAAGCCCGCTAAGTGTGCCTGCAAGGCGTTGGTCACCAATGCGATAGTGGGTTTTACAAACTGGCATAGGTAGGCGATATCGCCTTTTTTAGCGGCGCCCATTTCTATAACTGCACACTGATGTTTAGGCGTTAATTGCAACAACGTTAAGGGCACACCAATCTCATTATTTAAATTACCGGCGGTTGCCAATACCGCACCGCGCCCAGCCATAATGCTAGCCAACATTTCTTTGGTGGTAGTTTTACCGGCGCTGCCGGTTAAGGCGATGACTGTTTTATCAAAAAGTTGCCTTTGCATCGCGGCCACTTGGCCTAGCGCCAAACGGGTATCGCTTACTACCAGCTGCGGTAACGCCACAGCCTGGCGTTCGCTAACTATGGCGGCACTGGCTTGTTGCTGCGCCGCGCTGACCACAAATTGATTGGCATTAAAATGCTCGCCATTCAAAGCGATAAAACAATCGCCTGCTTTTAAAGCCCGGCTATCGGTGCAAATATTGTGCACGTCCGCATCGGCGGTTAATTCGCCACCTAACACGCTATTTAATTGGCTCAGTTTCATGGCCTGCATCATAACGTCGCCCTCTTAGCCATGGCCAAGCGTGCTTGCACGGCATCGTTAAAGGGCAGACGCTGTAAACCTATTTGCTGGTAGTCTTCATGGCCTTTGCCGGCTATCAACAACACGTCATCTTCGGCGGCGGCCAATATCGCTCGCTCTATGGCTTTCGCTCTATCAACCTCGACAGTCATCGCGTTAGCGTTAGTAACACCAGCTACTATTTGCGCGACAATGGCATCGGCATTTTCGGTGCGGGGGTTATCGCTAGTAATCCACAACTGATCGGCCAACCTAGCCGCTACCGCGCCCATCAAAGGACGCTTGCCTTGATCTCTATCGCCACCACAACCAAATACGCAAACTAATTTTTGCTGCGCATGTAAACGCAAAGCCGTTAGGGCCTGCTCTAAAGCATCAGGCGTGTGGGCATAATCAATTACCACCGCGGGTTTTTGCTTGCCACTGATTAGCTCCATGCGACCAGCAACAGGTTTTAGCTTGCTTACCGCTGCTACCAAAGCTTTAAAATCAAAACCCTGCACAACTAAGCTGGCAACCGCCGCCAAGATATTGCTGATATTAAAATGTCCCAGCAGTGTCGTGTTAAGTGCAGCACTACCCCAAGGGGAGTGTATTTGTGCCGAAATGCCTGCCGCATGATATTGCAGCTCTGTGGCATAGATATCAGCCTGCGAATTACTAACGCTGTAACTGACGCAATTAACTGCAGTAGCTAAACCCGCTTTTATTTCGGCACTAAACGCATCATCGAAATTAATCACCGCATGCTTTAAATCGGCCTGTTTAAACAGCAACGCTTTGGCAGCGCCGTAGCTGGCCATATCACCGTGATAATCGAGGTGATCTCTAGTGAGGTTGGTGAATACTGCGACATCAACATTGACCGCAGCAACACGACCTTGCACCAAACCATGAGAGGAGACTTCCATCGCCACTACATCGGTAGCATCCTGCCAGTCGGCTAAGGTTTTTTGCAGACTAATGGCATCCGGAGTAGTGTTTACACCGGCAGTAAACTGGCCATCGACACCTATGCCTAAGGTACCTATCACGCCGCAGTGTTGCTGTAAGGCGTTGAGCAGTTGCATCACAAATTGGGTACAACTGGTTTTGCCATTGGTGCCCGTTACCGCAATAATATTTTGCTGCAATGAAGGCCGACCATAAAAATTAGCGGCGATAGCGCTAATTTTCTGATTTAAATTAGCTATTGCCAACATAGCTACCGCACAGGATTTTAAAGTGCTGTGACTATCGACCAATACCGCAACTGCGCCTTGCTGTATGGCTTGATCTATAAAGTCTTCGCCGTTTACAGCGGCGCCCGCACTAGCAATAAAAACATCGCCTGCGTTTATAGCGCGACTATCCACCTGCACGCCGCTAACCGCTAGCTCGGCAATGGCGCTATCCATAGCAGACACAACACCGGCCAGTAGCGCTTGTAAGGTAATCGACTGTGGGGAGTTATATTTCGCCATCATTAAGCTGACTTTCGCCCCCCTGTAACAAGCTCAGGCTTAGCGGCTACCGCCTCTTTCAATTCTGAGAGTTTATCGGGAGTAACATCTAATAAACGTAAAGCATCTGCCATCACTTTTGAAAACAAGGGTGCAGCTGCCTCACCGCCGTGATACATCTCTATACTAGGTTCATCTATCATCACCACCGCCACTAGACGAGGATTGTCAGCTGGCGCCATACCGGCAAAAATCGCTCGGTATTTATCGTCAGCATAACCATTGCTACCCACTTTATGCACGGTACCGGTTTTACCTGCCACGGTATAAGTAGCAATTTGTGCGCCGGTGCCAGTGCCACCTTTTTCGGTAACGGTTTTTAACATTGCTACGACTTGCTTAGCCTGGTGAGTATTAACAATCCTTACGCCCTGCTCTTGCTGATCTTTGCGTAACAAACTAATAGGCTGCATCAAACCGCCATTAGCCAAAACGGCGTAAGCCTGTGCAAGCTGCACAGGCGTTACTGATAATCCATAACCGAAAGCAAAGTTGACGATTTCTATAGGTCGCCAATTAGCCCTACTAGGCATCTGCCCGGCTCTTTCGCCGGGAAACCCCGAGCCCACGTCGCGGCCTAAACCAAAGCGGCCAAATAATTCCCAGGTAGATTGTTCATCTATATCCAGCGCCATCTTACTAATACCGACCTGGCTGGATTTAGTTAAAATTTTGGTAACATCTATCACCCCGTAATTAACCGGGTCTAATAAGGACTTTTTACCAACCCGTATATAACCAGGATTGGTATCCACCAAGGTAGTTGGCTTATATTTACCGCTTTCCAGCGCTGCTAAAACCGTAAACGGTTTTACTGTGGAACCTGGTTCAAACACATCCGTCATGGCGCGGTTGCGCATATGGGCTGGATTTAAGCGGTTGCGATTATTGGGGTTATAAGAAGGCTGATTCACCATAGCCAACACTTCGCCGGTGTAGCTATCGACTACCACTACCGAGCCCGCTTTAGCTTTTGAGCTTTGCAACATGGACTTTAATTCGCGGTAAGCCATGTACTGCAAACGCATATCTATACTTAGGGTTAATTCCTTACCCGACTCGGCTTCGCGCTGCTGATCTATGTCGCGTATCACACTGCCGTGCAAATCCTTTAATACGCGCTTACTGCCCTCACTACCGCGCAGCCATTCATCATAGGCCAGTTCCAAGCCCTCTTGGCCTCTATCGTCGATATTGGTAAAACCCACTAAATGCGCAGCCACTTCTGCCGCCGGGTAGTAACGTTTATATTCTTGCTGGTTGTTCACACCTTTTATTTTTAAGGCCATGATAGCCTTGGCCTGCTCTGGTGACATATGTCTGCGCAAATACACAAAGCCGCGCTCGCGGTTATCAATAATTTTTTTCTGTATAGACGCCGCTGGCATCTCCAACAGTTTTGCCAAGGGCTTGAGGTCCTGCACTAAACCCTGCATATGCTTGGGGTTAATCCAGATAGACGCCACTGGCGTGCTCACTGCCAAAGGCTCGCCGTTGCGATCAGTGATTACGCCGCGATACGCAGGAATGTTTTGCGTGCGTATGGTTCTAGCATCACCTTGGTTTTGCAAAAAACGGGTTTCTAGTAATTGCAAAGAAACCACTCGCCAAATAAGCAGCACAGCCAAGCCCGCCAGTAGAAAAACTACTAGCGAAAAACGCCATGCTGGCATTGCTTGTTGCGATTTTGCTTTCAAACACTCACCTTTGTTATCTCGCCACCTTTTGTTATCTCACTATCCTAATGGATGATGGATCGGGTACCTTCATTGCTAATGTTGTTTTTGCCACTTCTTCTATACGCACCGGCGAAGCCCAAGTACTTTGCTCTAACAGTAAGCGCCCCCACTGCTCCTCCAACGCTATTTCATGCCTGTATTCACGCTGCAAGGCGCTGAACAACTGCCGGCTTTTATAGGTGCTATAAATCACCGCCAACGCAGAGCTCACCACTAATACGACCAACACGATGGTGATGACGCATTTTTCTGTGCTTGCGGCCAGTCCGTTAAACGCTAAACCCTGCCGACTCATACCAAACCTTTAGTAAACATTGCATTAATCTTATAACGTCAAAAAATCACTGCATCCAGCTAGGCAATTTTTTCCGCCACTCTCATAATGGCACTGCGTGAACGCACATTACCCTCTACCTCGGCACTGCCTGCACGCACAGCTTTACCGATTTGTTTCATACGTTTATTTAATTGCGAGTCCAGAATAGGCACACCCGCCGGCAACACGTCGCCGCGCACTTGCTGTTTAATAAAACGCTTTACCATGCGATCTTCTAGTGAGTGAAAACTAATCACCACTAAACGCCCACCTATGGACAACAAATCCAGCGCCTGATTGAGTAAATCTTCTAAATCGCCTAACTCATTGTTAATAAAAATACGTATGCCTTGAAACGCTTTCGTCGCTGGGTTTTTACCGCGTTCCCAAGCGGGGTGCGCCTCAGCCACCACTTTTTGCAAGTGCAGAGTGGTAGTAATGGGATTTTTGTCGCGCTCAGCTACTATGGCTTCGGCTATGCGCAGGGCGTAGCGCTCGTCGCCAAACTCTTTCAATACTTTTCGTATTTCGGGCACCTTCGCTTCAGCTATCCACTCAGCCGCACTTTGGCCGGCATCGGGGTTCATGCGCATATCCAAATAACCGTCGCGCATAAAACTAAAACCGCGCTCAGCTTGGTCCAACTGTGGCGACGACACACCCAAGTCCAACAAGATGCCATCTAGGCTTGCTATGTTTTTATCGGCAATAAAGTTTTTTAAATCGGCAAACGAGCCCTGCACAATGGCAAAGCGTGAATCTTGCTGCTCGAATTCTTTGCCTGTAGCTATGGCCTGCGGATCTTTATCGGTGGCAATTAAACGACCGCGCTCTGAGAGGCGCTTTAAAATCTCAGCACTATGACCGCCACGGCCAAAGGTGCCGTCGGCGTAGCTGCCATGCAAGCGCTGGTCATCATCACCTAACAGGGCATCGACGGCCTCATGTAGTAAAACGGTTTCGTGCATATGCTCGCCTAAAATGAAAATTCGCTGAGTGAAGCAGGCATTTCTTCATCGTCATCCTCTTCATCGAGGTAAGACTGCCAGTTTTCTTCGCTCCATAACTCCAAGTAATCAACCTGGCCTACTAACACGATCTTTTTCTCTAAACCTGCATATTCACGCAGTGTCGGTGGTATCAGCACCCGGCCATTAGCCTCATCTACTTCTAAGGCTGTGGCATAACCCAGTACCACCCGCTTAATGCGTGCGGCTTTTTTATTAGTACTAGATAAGTTTTTAATTTCTGGCAGTTTTTGCTGCCAGCGTGGCTCGGGGTATACCAACAGGCATTTCTCGGTGGTATTTGCAGTCACAACAATGCTACCGCCGCAGTCAGCCTGCAGCGTTTCCCGCACTTTCGTGGGAATAGCGAGACGCCCTTTGGCGTCCATGTTGATAGCAAAATTGCCTTGGTACACTTTTTTCCACCCAATTAGCTTTTTTATAGGGATAAAAAATCACCAAAAACCACTTAATGACACTTTTCTCCACTTTCGCACACTATAGGGAGGCAAGCGTAACCTTGTCAAGAAACAAACATGGCTAAAAGCCACGAATTTCGGGGTATGTGAGGGGATCGTGTAGGGATCTGCAGCGAAACAACAAACGGGAAAAAAGCAAAATACAGCTAAATCAAACGATTAGAAGACAAACTTAATGTATTACTTTAAGTTTGTAAGTGATGCTTGATAAGAGAAATCCTGTTGAGCTAGAAGTGAATAACAATTAGGCCTTGCGCCTAGCTACTCAACGGTCAAAAACATAACACAACACAGCCCCCAATAACAAACGGTGCGATAAAATAAAAGCCATTACTGGATGTATGCCAGCGAGTATGACAGCATTCAGCGTCATAGCTACATACCTATAATAAACTCTCGTCTTTTGAAGGACTTAAGCCATTTGAAGGCCAGCCCAGCTCCAATACTCTCTTGGCGACTAGCTCTTTCGGTATACTGCCAACGGCCAGTAATCGCCATGTTTTTCCTGGGCTTTGCTGCCGGCCTACCCTTCTTGCTGGTGTTTTCGACACTCAGCGCATGGTTAAGTGATTACGGTATAGAAAAAACCACCATAGGCTTCTTTGGCTGGGTGGGTATTACCTATTCCATTAAGGTGCTGTGGTCACCCATAGTCGACCAACTCAGCCTGCCCTACCTCGGCACCAAGTTGGGCCAGCGCCGCAGCTGGATGCTGGTAGGGCAACTGGGTATAGCACTGGGCTTACTGTTATTAGCCCTGCTTGATCCGCAGCAACATATAGGCCTTATCGCATTAGCCGCCTTATTGGTGGCCTTTTCTTCATCCACCCAAGATATCGCCATAGACGCGTTTAGAATTGAGTCGGCCATACAAGAGTTTCAGGGTGCCATGTCGGCCACCTATATTTTTGGCTATCGCCTTGCCCTCTTGGTCGCCGGTGCTGGCGCGCTTTATATTGCCGAATTTTTTTCGTGGTCGGCCAGCTACCTGTGCATGGCCGGCTTAATGCTTATAGGCATCATCACCAGCTTAATCGTGCGAGAGCCTAATGGCGGTGACGCCAGCCTTACCCCGCGCAGTGATCACGACACCTTGCTGCAATGGTTTAGGCACGCCGTTATCGCCCCCTTTAGTGATTTTTTTAAGCGCCAAGGCAGTTTTGCGCTAATGATTTTGGCTTTTATTGCCCTCTTTCGACTCAGCGATATCACCATGGGCATTATGGCCAACCCTTTTTACTTAGATCTAGGGTTTAGCAAAACCGAAATTGCCGATATCGGTAAAGTGTTTGGTTTTTTTATGACGATTGCCGGCTCATTTCTCGGCGGCCTACTGGTAATACGCTACGGTGTTTATAAACCCTTAGTCGCCGGCGCCATTATGGTGGCCGCCACTAATTTATTATTTGTAGCATTGGCCAATATAGGCCCAGATATTTATTGGTTAATGGCCACTATTAGCGCCGATAACCTTAGTGCTGGCTTAGCTAACGCCGCCTTTATTGCTTATTTATCGGGCTTAACCAATAGAGCTTATACCGCCACCCAATACGCCTTATTTAGCTCGATAATGACGCTACCGGGTAAATCGTTAAGTGGTTTTTCGGGCTTAATTATAGATATCAGCAGCTACCAAAGCTTTTTTATGTACGCTGCTGTGATGGGCATACCCGCAATAATATTGGCGGTTATTGTGATGCGGCACGATAGAGCAAGGAATTAAAACCCCTGAGCCTTTTGTGCGGGGTGGGTGCAGGCAGCTATCGCTGCCCTGGTGAAAATATCAATCGCGAAAATTATTGAACTGCAGCGGCTGATCTAATTCTTGCTCGCGCAACAGCGCCATGGCCTGCTGTAAGTCGTCGCGTTTTTTACCAGTGACACGGACCTTGTCGCCCTGTATCTGGCTTTGCACTTTCATTTTGGACTCTTTAATAATTTTGACGATTTTTTTACAGACGTCACTTTCTAAGCCATTTTGCAAGGTCACTAATTTTTTAACCTGCTTACCTGCCGTTTCGACTTTGCCTAAGTTCATAGCCTGCGGGTCGATTTTGCACTTCACCAAGGCGGTGCGCAGCATATCTTCCATCTGCCGAATTTGATAATCGGATTCGGCAAAAATAGTTACGGTAAACTCTTTGCGCTCGAAGCTAGCGTCTACACCTTTAAAATCAAAACGCGTACCGATAATACGATTAGCTTGATCAATCGCATTGGTAAATTCATGAACGTCTACTTCAGAGACAATATCAAAAGTGGGCATAAGTAAGTTCTCATTGCATTCGAAGCGGCAAGCTTCAAGCTGTAAGCTGTAAGCTGTAAGCTTTAAGAAAAACACACTATTCCTCTTTCAGCTTGTAGCTTGAAACTTGTAGCTCAGCCCTTAAGGGCTGATAAAAAAATGAGTCAGCAATAAGCCGCGGACTCTAGATAAAGAGTGGATTGGACCTGTCCAAGACAAAGCCCGGCGCACCGATACCTATATAAAAGCCCACATATCATTCAACATGAAGGCCTTGTGTAATTAAAATGAGTCAGCAATAAGCCGGGTTTTGTCTTGGACAATCATTCATCTACGCCTTACGTCACCGCAAGGCTTTAGCAACCTACCCGCCCTCAGTGCGGGTCACACCTATAGAGGGCCTATTTGGTCTTGCTCCGAACGGGGTTTACCATGCCACGAACTGTTGCCAGTCGCGCGGTGCGCTCTTACCGCACCCTTTCACCCTTACCTGTTCATCCCGAAAGATGCCATCGGCGGTCTACTCTCTGCTGCACTTTCCGTAGGCTCGCGCCTCCCAGGCGTTACCTGGCGTTCTACCCTATGGAGCCCGGACTTTCCTCCCCCTGTGTTCACCCTAGGGCAAAAACAAGCGGCGACTGCCTAGCCAACTCGGGCGTGACTCTACCATCACAGCCCCAC from Dasania marina DSM 21967 harbors:
- a CDS encoding AmpG family muropeptide MFS transporter, with the translated sequence MKASPAPILSWRLALSVYCQRPVIAMFFLGFAAGLPFLLVFSTLSAWLSDYGIEKTTIGFFGWVGITYSIKVLWSPIVDQLSLPYLGTKLGQRRSWMLVGQLGIALGLLLLALLDPQQHIGLIALAALLVAFSSSTQDIAIDAFRIESAIQEFQGAMSATYIFGYRLALLVAGAGALYIAEFFSWSASYLCMAGLMLIGIITSLIVREPNGGDASLTPRSDHDTLLQWFRHAVIAPFSDFFKRQGSFALMILAFIALFRLSDITMGIMANPFYLDLGFSKTEIADIGKVFGFFMTIAGSFLGGLLVIRYGVYKPLVAGAIMVAATNLLFVALANIGPDIYWLMATISADNLSAGLANAAFIAYLSGLTNRAYTATQYALFSSIMTLPGKSLSGFSGLIIDISSYQSFFMYAAVMGIPAIILAVIVMRHDRARN
- a CDS encoding YajQ family cyclic di-GMP-binding protein, which translates into the protein MPTFDIVSEVDVHEFTNAIDQANRIIGTRFDFKGVDASFERKEFTVTIFAESDYQIRQMEDMLRTALVKCKIDPQAMNLGKVETAGKQVKKLVTLQNGLESDVCKKIVKIIKESKMKVQSQIQGDKVRVTGKKRDDLQQAMALLREQELDQPLQFNNFRD